Proteins from one Doryrhamphus excisus isolate RoL2022-K1 chromosome 19, RoL_Dexc_1.0, whole genome shotgun sequence genomic window:
- the tor4aa gene encoding torsin-4A — MSDQYSSSSSSHTEEEEEETEEEEMRATPPSMTKLSSTLHAVIRIKQKYETLKKRRQEMAMVMSSLTGAPTRASPKIFTFDTTTSAPPLSSPVCQRKKKKRKRRVLYPERRRRHHRAPRREYSPAECCLCLLSAIVFFQVYNAIENLDDHVLRYDLEGLEKTLRREVFGQQGALEDLLSQLNDYLSTYVHNKPLVLSLHGPSGVGKSHLGRLLAGHFRSVVGEPLVLQYYVLHHCPQDANAPQCARDLHALISAMVEQAEEQEKIPLLVFDEVEHMQGDLLDVLHNLVASKQSNQFLNAVYVFLSNLGHQHITKHVLHNISATSCCNGNPLRALTPVLRKSLEALHALWTQADILSMGLLEKSHVMQCFLEEMTQEGFYPDRTHVERLASEVEYYPTAGGREYSVTGCKQVVAKVNLL; from the exons ATGAGCGACCAGTACAGCAGCTCGTCATCCTCCcacacagaggaggaggaggaagagacgGAGGAGGAAGAGATGAGGGCCACGCCCCCCAGCATGACCAAATTGTCGTCCACGCTGCACGCCGTCATCCGCATCAAGCAGAAGTACGAGACCTTAAAGAAGCGGCGCCAGGAGATGGCGATGGTGATGAGCAGCCTGACGGGGGCCCCGACCCGCGCCAGCCCCAAAATCTTCACCTTTGACACCACGACCTCTGCGCCGCCGCTGTCCTCACCCGTGTGTCAgcgcaagaagaagaagaggaagaggagggtgtTGTACCCCGAGAGGAGGCGGCGGCACCACCGAGCGCCCCGTCGGGAGTACAGTCCCGCCGAGTGTTGTCTCTGCCTGCTCAGCGCCATCGTCTTCTTCCAG GTTTACAACGCCATCGAGAACCTGGACGACCACGTGCTGCGATACGACCTGGAGGGTCTGGAGAAGACCCTGAGGAGGGAGGTGtttggccagcagggggcgttGGAGGATCTGCTGTCCCAGCTCAACGACTACCTGTCCACGTATGTTCACAACAAGCCGCTGGTTCTTTCTTTGCACGGACCCAGCGGGGTGGGCAAGAGCCACCTGGGGCGTCTCCTGGCGGGACACTTCCGCTCAGTGGTGGGGGAGCCTCTGGTCCTGCAGTACTACGTGCTGCACCACTGCCCCCAGGACGCCAACGCCCCGCAGTGCGCCCGAGACCTCCACGCCCTCATCTCAGCCATGGTGGAGCAAGCGGAGGAGCAGGAGAAGATCCCGCTGTTGGTGTTTGACGAAGTGGAGCACATGCAAGGGGACCTCCTGGATGTTCTCCACAACCTGGTGGCATCCAAGCAGTCCAACCAGTTCCTCAACGCCGTCTACGTCTTCCTCAGCAACCTGGGCCATCAGCACATCACCAAGCATGTCCTGCACAACATCTCCGCCACTTCCTGTTGTAACGGCAACCCGCTCAGAGCGCTGACCCCCGTCTTACGGAAGTCTCTGGAGGCGCTTCATGCTCTGTGGACGCAGGCGGACATCTTGTCTATGGGCCTCTTGGAGAAAAGTCATGTGATGCAGTGCTTCCTGGAAGAGATGACCCAGGAGGGATTCTACCCTGACCGCACGCACGTGGAGAGGCTCGCCAGCGAGGTGGAGTACTATCCCACCGCGGGGGGGCGGGAATATTCCGTGACTGGATGCAAGCAGGTGGTGGCCAAGGTCAACCTGCTGTGA
- the slc25a1b gene encoding tricarboxylate transport protein B, mitochondrial, whose product MSANSSFVNPFHRTHSLAAAAPAGKVKLTHPGKAILAGGIAGGIEICITFPTEYVKTQLQLDEKANPPKYKGIGDCVKQTVNSHGVRGLYRGLSSLLYGSIPKAAVRFGVFEFLSNKMRDESGKLDSKRGFLCGLGAGVAEAVVVVCPMETVKVKFIHDQTSANPKYRGFFHGVREIIRSEGLRGTYQGLTATVLKQGSNQAIRFYVMTSLRNWYKGDDPNKAINPLVTGLFGAVAGATSVFGNTPLDVIKTRMQGLEAHKYKSTLDCAVKIMKHEGPMAFYKGTVPRLGRVCMDVAIVFIIYEEVVKVLNMVWKTD is encoded by the exons ATGTCAGCAAACTCGAGCTTCGTCAACCCGTTCCACAGGACCCACAGCCTGGCGGCAGCCGCCCCTGCAGGCAAAGTCAAACTGACGCACCCCGGCAAGGCCATCCTGGCAG GCGGGATCGCAGGCGGCATCGAGATCTGCATCACCTTCCCCACCGAGTATGTGAAAACACAACTGCAGCTGGATGAGAAGGCCAACCCCCCCAAGTACAAAGGCATCg GCGACTGCGTGAAGCAGACAGTCAACAGTCATGGCGTGAGAGGTCTTTATCGAGGACTCAGCTCGCTGCTCTACGGCTCCATTCCCAAAGCGGCCGTCAG ATTTGGAGTGTTTGAGTTCCTGAGCAATAAGATGCGCGACGAGAGCGGGAAACTTGACAGCAAGCGCGGATTCCTGTGTGGCCTCGGCGCCGGCGTGGCCGAGGCGGTGGTGGTCGTGTGTCCCATGGAGACGGTCAAG gtCAAATTCATCCATGATCAGACGTCAGCAAACCCCAAATACAGAGGTTTCTTCCATGGCGTGCGGGAGATCATCAGATCTGAAG GACTCAGAGGAACCTACCAGGGTCTGACGGCCACCGTGTTGAAGCAAGGATCCAACCAGGCCATCCGCTTTTACGTGATGACCTCGCTCAGGAACTGGTACAAAG GTGACGACCCCAACAAAGCCATTAACCCTTTGGTAACTGGGCTGTTTGGTGCGGTGGCCGGCGCTACCAGCGTGTTTGGGAACACTCCGCTGGACGTCATCAAAACTAGAATGCAG GGTCTGGAAGCACACAAGTACAAAAGCACACTGGACTGCGCCGTCAAGATCATGAAGCACGAGGGACCAATGGC GTTCTACAAGGGTACCGTGCCCCGTCTGGGTCGGGTGTGCATGGACGTGGCCATCGTCTTCATCATCTACGAGGAAGTGGTCAAGGTCCTCAACATGGTCTGGAAGACGGACTGA
- the zgc:56235 gene encoding voltage-dependent anion-selective channel protein 2-like isoform X2, with translation MEFNTSGSSNTDTGKASGSLETKYKMKELGLSVNQKWNTDNTLATEVTLEDQLTQGLKVALDTSFVPNTGKKSGKLKTGYKRDYVNLGCDVDFEGPIIHAAAVLGYEGWLAGYQMAFDTAKSKLAQNNFALGYKAGDFQLHTNVNDGTEFGGSIYQKVNNQLETAVTLAWTAGSNNTRFGIAAKYKVDSETSLSAKVNNASLIGVGYTQSLRPGVKVTLSALIDGKNFNAGGHKVGMGFELEA, from the exons ATG gaGTTCAACACGTCAGGCTCGAGCAACACGGACACAGGCAAGGCGTCGGGCAGCCTGGAGACTAAATACAAGATGAAGGAGTTGGGTTTGAGCGTCAACCAGAAATGGAACACGGACAACACGCTGGCTACCGAAGTCACGCTGGAggaccag CTGACTCAAGGACTGAAGGTGGCCTTGGACACATCCTTTGTTCCGAACACGGG CAAGAAGAGCGGCAAGCTGAAGACGGGCTACAAGCGCGACTACGTCAACCTGGGCTGCGACGTGGACTTCGAGGGCCCCATCATCCACGCCGCCGCTGTGCTGGGCTACGAAGGCTGGCTGGCGGGATACCAGATGGCGTTTGACACTGCCAAGTCCAAACTGGCCCAGAACAACTTTGCGCTGGGGTACAAGGCAGGGGACTTCCAGCTGCACACCAATGT CAACGACGGCACCGAGTTCGGCGGCTCCATCTACCAGAAGGTGAACAATCAGCTGGAGACGGCCGTCACTCTGGCGTGGACGGCTGGCAGCAACAACACTCGCTTCGGCATCGCCGCAAAGTACAAAGTGGACTCGGAGACGTCTCTGTCT GCCAAAGTCAACAACGCCAGTCTGATCGGCGTGGGCTACACTCAGAGCCTCCGACCAG GCGTCAAGGTTACGCTGTCGGCGCTGATCGACGGCAAGAACTTCAACGCCGGCGGTCACAAAGTGGGGATGGGCTTTGAGCTGGAGGCGTGA
- the zgc:56235 gene encoding voltage-dependent anion-selective channel protein 2-like isoform X1: MAVPPSYADLGKAAKDIFSKGYGFGLVKLDLKTKSQSGVEFNTSGSSNTDTGKASGSLETKYKMKELGLSVNQKWNTDNTLATEVTLEDQLTQGLKVALDTSFVPNTGKKSGKLKTGYKRDYVNLGCDVDFEGPIIHAAAVLGYEGWLAGYQMAFDTAKSKLAQNNFALGYKAGDFQLHTNVNDGTEFGGSIYQKVNNQLETAVTLAWTAGSNNTRFGIAAKYKVDSETSLSAKVNNASLIGVGYTQSLRPGVKVTLSALIDGKNFNAGGHKVGMGFELEA; this comes from the exons ATGGCTGTCCCCCCCTCATACGCAGACCTAGGCAAAGCTGCCAAGGACATTTTCAGCAAAGGCTACG GCTTTGGACTGGTGAAGCTGGACCTGAAGACCAAATCACAGAGTGGAGTG gaGTTCAACACGTCAGGCTCGAGCAACACGGACACAGGCAAGGCGTCGGGCAGCCTGGAGACTAAATACAAGATGAAGGAGTTGGGTTTGAGCGTCAACCAGAAATGGAACACGGACAACACGCTGGCTACCGAAGTCACGCTGGAggaccag CTGACTCAAGGACTGAAGGTGGCCTTGGACACATCCTTTGTTCCGAACACGGG CAAGAAGAGCGGCAAGCTGAAGACGGGCTACAAGCGCGACTACGTCAACCTGGGCTGCGACGTGGACTTCGAGGGCCCCATCATCCACGCCGCCGCTGTGCTGGGCTACGAAGGCTGGCTGGCGGGATACCAGATGGCGTTTGACACTGCCAAGTCCAAACTGGCCCAGAACAACTTTGCGCTGGGGTACAAGGCAGGGGACTTCCAGCTGCACACCAATGT CAACGACGGCACCGAGTTCGGCGGCTCCATCTACCAGAAGGTGAACAATCAGCTGGAGACGGCCGTCACTCTGGCGTGGACGGCTGGCAGCAACAACACTCGCTTCGGCATCGCCGCAAAGTACAAAGTGGACTCGGAGACGTCTCTGTCT GCCAAAGTCAACAACGCCAGTCTGATCGGCGTGGGCTACACTCAGAGCCTCCGACCAG GCGTCAAGGTTACGCTGTCGGCGCTGATCGACGGCAAGAACTTCAACGCCGGCGGTCACAAAGTGGGGATGGGCTTTGAGCTGGAGGCGTGA